The region AACCCGAACCACCAGCCGGTCAGGGCGACCACCAGGACCAGGGCCACGACGGTGGCGATCGCCGCGACGCCGCCTCGGGGATGGGCCATCACCCGGTCGCGGAACTCCAGTAGCCGCCCGCCGAACCCGGACGACTGCGCCGCCGCCCGCCGTCGGTGCGTCCGGGTCTGCCCGGTCTGTTCTGGCAGCCGGGCCCAGGACGGCCGGGTATCGCTGGGGCGTACCGCCGAGACGACCATGGTCGGCTGGGCGATCGCCGTGGTGGGGTCGGTCACCCGCCGGAGCACGGTGGTGCTGTCGTTGCTGGTGCCGCCGCCCAGGTTCTCGTGGGCGGCCTGCACCTCGGTCAGCAGGCTGCCGGCATCGGTGGGGCGGGCGGCCGGATCACGTCGGGTGGCGCGCGTCACCAGCTCGTCGAGCACCGGGGGCAGCCCGGGGACCAGGGTCGAGGGCAGCGGCACGTCCCGGTCGACGTGCTGCCACGCCACGTCGACCGGTCGGTCACCGTCGTACGGGACCCGACCGGTGAGCATCTCGAACAGCACGATCCCGGCCGCGTAGACGTCGGTGCGAGGGTCGGCGTGGCCGTCGGTGACCAGTTCCGGGGCGACGTAGGCCACGGTCGCCAACAGCTGGCCGCCCGCATCCTCGTCCGAGCTGGCCTCCACCGCGCGGGCCAGGCCGAAGTCGGCGACCTTCACCACACTGTCGACAAGATCACCGGTGCCGCCGCTGGGCGCCTCGGCGACCAGTACGTTCTCCGGTTTGACGTCGCGGTGCACCAGGCCGGCCCGGTGGGCAGCGGCGATCGCGGCGAGCATCTGCTCAAGGATCGCCAGTGCCTCGTCCGGCTTGAGGCGGTGCCGTTCGACGAGGATGTCGCGCAGGGTGCGACCCCGGACGTACTCCATGACCAGGTAGGGCAGGCCGGCGTGGGTGCCCTGGTCGTAGACCGCGACCACGTTGGGATGGGTCAGCCGGGCGATGGTCTTGGCCTCGTCGGTGAACCTGTCCAGGAATCCACCCGGGCGCTGTTGTGCGTCGTTCGCCTGGCTCGGGTGAATGATCTTCAGAGCCACGGTGCGGTCCAGCCGCTCGTCCGTGGCGGTGTACACGGTTGCCATGCCACCACGGGCCACGCGACCGCGAATACGGTAGCGCCCGTCGACCAGCGAACCCAGCAACGTATCGGCGACCTGAATGTCCATCGGCAGGCAGTCTATGTGTCCGGAGGGTGAAGGCAGAACAGGATGCCACAGGTGGTGTCCGGCGACAGGCCCAGCCCAGCCGACCGAGGCGTAAGGTAGGGCCCGTTGTCATCACTTTTTGTATGGGAAGGGCCCCTTTCTGACGAGGGTGCCCGTTGACCGGGCCCGGGGCGGGCGTGGCAGGGTGATCGGGTGACCGAACCCGTACCCGTCGCCCCGGCCGGCTGGTTGACCCTGCCGGAAGTGGCCGAACGCCTTGACGTGTCCATCAGCAAGGTGCACCAGATGATCCGCGAGCGGGAGCTGATCGCGGTCCGCCAGGACGGCATCCGCCGGGTGCCCGCCGAGCTGGTCGCGAACAGTACGGTGCGCAAGCACCTGCCCGGTGTGCTCAACCTGCTGTACGACGCGGGGTACGACGACGACGCGGCGCTGCGCTGGCTCTACCTGGCCGACGCCACGTTGCCTGGCACCCCGGCGGAGGCGCTCGGTGGTGACCGCGCCCGAGAGGTCAAGCGTCGGGCGCAGGCGCTGGGCTTCTGACCACCCCGGCATGGGACATTTCGCCTACCTTGCCGTTTTGGCCGGCTGTGCCTTCTGCGCCCTGTGGCTGGAGCCGGTCCTCCGGGTCGGCGTTCTGCGGCGCTGGAAGCGCCTGCTGCTCACCTTGGTGCCGGTAATTGTGATCTTCGTCCTGTGGGATCTGGCGGCGATCGCCGCCGGACACTGGACCTTCGACCCGGAGCAGATCACCGGGGTCATGTTGCCCGGCGGGTTGCCCCTGGACGAGCTGCTCTTCTTCATCGTGGTGCCGATCTGCGCCATCCTCGGCTTCGAGGCGGTACGGGTGGTGCGCGGCTGGCCGGCAGGTGACGAGGAGTGACGTACACGGTCGCGGCGCTGCTCGGTGTGGTCGGCGCCGTACTGGTCGACCTCTTCGTGCTGCGTACCCGGCTGGTGCGGCATGCGGTGTTCTGGGCGACCTATCCGATCATCATCTTCTTCCAGCTGATCTCCAACGGCATCCTGACCGGTCGCGACATCGTCCGGTACGACCCGGAGGCGATCATCGGGTTGCGGGTGGTCTACGCCCCGGTGGAGGACCTGCTGTTCGGGTTCGCCCTGGTGCTGCTGACCCTGTCCGTGTGGGTCTGGCTGGGCCGACGAGGCGTGCAGCGCGCCCGGCGCTAGACGTGAGCGTAGGGCGGTAGGGGTGAGATGTGCGGTGTCGCGAAGTCCCTTGCTATCGCATCTTGCCTTGGGAGGGGCTCTTCCCCGCACCTCGGCGGACCGTGACCACGATCAGCGCAACGACGAGGACCACGTCGAGCAGGGCACCGGGCAGCTTGGTCAGCGCCGCCACGCCCTGCCCGTTGGGCAGCACCAGGAGACTGAGCACCACGACGACTCCCGCGAGCCGCCGCTGCCAGCGGTGGTCTGCCACCGCCCCGGCGAGCACCGCGATCGCGGTGAGGCCGTACCAGGGGTAGAACACCGGGGAGAGCAGGGCCAGCGCGGCGAGGGTGCTTCCAGCGGCCACCAGCACCCCCCGTCGGCCGGGTGCTCCCGGCTCGGCGGTCGCACGCCAGGCGCGTACGACCAGCGCCGCCGAGACCGCCGCCAGGGTGGCGAAGCCCAGCACCCGGGCGACGGTCACCGCGCTGTCGAATGCCTCCGGTCGCCCGACCAGCCGCAGCAGATAGCCGGCGGACATGCCCAGGCCGGTCGGTAGCGACGTCCACTGCACCAGTTCACCGGTGTCGCGCAGTGCTCCGAGCCAGCCCAGACCGAGACCGGTCACCAGGCTCAGGCCGGCGAATGCCAGCACCGCCCCGGCGAGCACCACCCCTGACGCACGTGCCGCCGCTCCCAGGCGCGCCCGCGATCGAGGGGTGCCCACCGTCGTCCCCGGGCCCGCCTGCGACCGGGAGCCGGCCACCGTGGCCAGCAGGATGACGAACGGCAGCGCGACCAGCGCGGTGACCTTGATGGCGATGGCCAGGCCCACCGCCGCCCCCGCGCCGACCAGAACAATGTGCCGACGAAGCGCTCGTTCCCGGGTCTGACAGGAGGGTGGTCGGTCGGCGGCCATGCCCAGGGCGGCCAGCAGCAGGCCCACCAGCAACGCGTCGTTGTGCACCCCGGCCACCACGTGCACCGCGACCAGGGGGGAGACCAGGCCGAGCCAGGCAGCGGCCACCGGGTCGACACCGCAGAGTCGGGCCAGGCGCGGTACGTATCCGGCGACGAGCAGGCTGCCGGCCAGTGCGACGGCCCGGAAGAGGCCGAGCGCGACGAGCAGTTGTCCGTCAGTCGAGGTGGCCACCATCCGGGCGACGGCGACCACGGCACCGGCCAGCGCGACCGCCAGCGGGCCGTACGGTGTCGGGGTGTCCCGCCACAGCGGTGGCACGGTCTCCACCCACGGGCAGCCGCCGGCCGCCACCCCCTCGACGTACGGATCGGTGCCGTCCAGCCACACCGCCCCCTGGCAGGCGTACGCGTACACGTCCCGGCTGCCCATCGGCGGGGCGACCAGCAACGGCACCGCCCAGAGCGCGCCGGTCCCCAACAGCCAGCGCAGCGATACCGACCCCGGCAGCGCCCCCGACACCGGGGGAGGGCGCAGCCGCCCGCCGAGCCGCCACCAGGTCACGATGAGGGCGATCAGACCGGTGAGCCAGCCGGCGAGCCCGAGCCAGTAGGGCCAGGAGTCGGCCAGCGGGCCAGCAGGCCGCAGAGCGGCGTCCGGGTCCGCGTCGGGCGTCGCCCCCGCCCAGTACGCGCCGACGGCCATCAGGGTGGTCGCGGCGAGCCCGGCCATCCGGAGCCGTACGAGGTGAACGGGACCGGGCACGCCCCGAGGATCCCACAGTGCGAGTGTCGCTCGGAGTCGAGCAGCGGGACCGGGTGCCAGTGGGGTCAGTCCCGTCGACGGGTCGCCGCGACCGCCAGTTCGACCAGCATCTGCCGGGACTCGCTGTCCAGTTCGACGCCGGAGAGCGCGGTCAGCGCGGTCTCGGTGAGGCTGGCGATCCGCTGCTCGGTCCGCTCCAACGCCCCGCTGGCCCTGATGATCTCCCGGAGCTGGTCGACGCCGGCCGAGTCGAGCCCCGGGTCGCCCAGCCGTTCGGTCAGCAGCACGCGGCCCGCCCGGTCGGCCGCTGCCAGGGCCGCGGCCACGAGATAGGTCCGCTTACCCTCGCGTAGGTCGTCCCCGGCCGGTTTGCCGGTCTGCTCCGGGTCACCGAAGACGCCGAGCACGTCGTCGCGGAGCTGGAACGCCTCGCCCAGCGGTAGCCCGTAGCCGGAGTAGGCGTGGTGGATCGTGGCGGGTGCCTCGGCGAGCGCGGCACCGAGCAGTAGCGGCCGTTCCACCGTGTATTTCGCCGACTTGTAGCGGGCCACCTTGCTGGCCCGCGCCACCGAGGTGTCCCCGGTGGCCTGGGTGAGCACGTCGAGATACTGCCCGACGGTGACCTCGGCACGCATCTCGTCGAAGACCGGGCGGGTCCGAGCCAGTGCCACCGGGTCGAGCCCGCTGCTGTGCAGCAGCTCGTCCGACCAGACCAGGCACAGGTCACCGAGGAGGATGGCTGCGGATTCCCCGAAACTGTCGGCGTTGCCGCTCCACCCGGTCGCACGGTGCGCGATGGCGAACCGTCGGTGTACGGCCGGTTCACCGCGTCGGGTGTCCGAGCGGTCCATCAGGTCGTCGTGGATCAGCGCGCTGGCCTGTACGAGTTCCAGGGCGGCGAGCCCCGCCACGACGTGGTCGGAGTCGACTCCACCGGCGGCCCGGTAGCCCCAGTAGGCGAAGGCGGGGCGTAGTCGTTTGCCGCCCCGGAGCACGAACGCCTCGACGGCGTCGGCGACCGGCACCAGCCCGTCATCGACGCTGGTCAGCCAGCTACGTCGGTGGGACAGGAACTCGGTCAGTGCCTTGTCGACCCGCTGCCGGAGACCGGCGCGGTCCAGCAGGGGGACGGGATCCTTGTGGGTCACGCCATGACGCTAGCCGTTGGACATGCTCGCCCCGGTTGCGACCCCGACCGCAGGATGCCCGGCAGGTACGGCGGTCATCGAAGTACGACCGGTGTCGGTAGGTAGGAATGGGCTGCGGCGACCAGGGCGGTATGTTGCCGTACCGCCGGTTCATCCCGGTGCGGCGCTAGTTGCCGGCGTACCCGCACCAGTTCGGTGGCCGCTCGCACGGACCCGACCCGGATGGCGTCGAGTAGCGCCGCGTCCGCGATCACGCAGGCTTGTTCCACCTCGCCGAGGCGCAGGTAGGTGCGGGCCAGCCAGGCACCGTAGACCGCCGAGCTTCGACCGGGTGCCACCTGGTGCCGGGCCTGCGCCAGCAGCGGCTCGGCGCGTAACGGTCGACGCAACGCGGCCAGGCAGCGGCCGGTCATCGCGGTGAGTTCGGTGTCGTCGAGCCAGTAGAGCCACGGCGGGTCGTGGGCCGGATCGCGCCGGTCGGCGGCCCGATGCGCGGCGGTGAGCGCGGTCTGGGCGGCCCGGGTTCGCCCGTCGAGAGCCGCGGCGAAGGCGATCCGGTGCAGCAGCAGCGCGCGTACGCCGGGGGTCGCCCGTCGGCGCGACCCGGCGTATGCGGTCTGGGCCAGGATCAGGGCACCGGCCGCTTCGCCGAGGCTGGCGAGTAGATGACTGGCCGAGCCGAGGACGTGCGCCGCCAGGCATCGGTCGCCGTCGGCGGCGGCGGTGACCAGGGCCAACCGGTACGCGTCCCACGCCGTCTGCTCGGCTCCGGCGTCGGCGGCCAGCCAGCCGGCGAGCTGCCCGGCGGTGGCGACGAGGGAGCGGCCCGAACGGCGGGTGGCCGCCTCGGGACCAGCCAGTACGGAACGCGCCCGGGCCAGTTGGTCCAGGCCCTGGTGCAGCAGGTCCACCCCGCCGACCAGGTCGTCCAGCCGCCGTAGGTTGGTGATGTCGGCCATGGTGATTCCTGCGCCACCTGTCGGGCCGGTGGTCGAGGTGGCTGGGGGGAAGGGCAAATCGCCCAGGTCGGCGCTGAGTGGACCGGTCGGGTCGGCGAGCCAGGCGTGGGCCAGCGTGATCAGGCGCTGCCGGTCCGGCATCGGGGTCGGGCCGGGCCCGGCCGAGCGGCCCCGCACCCTCAGGGTGGCCGTGGCAGCGGCCGTCAGGCAATCGAGGGGCACCTCCAGTACGGTGGCGAGCCAGCCCAGCCAGAAGTCGCCGGGCACGCGCTGCTGCCGTTCCCAGCGGGAGATCTCGTGTCGGCTCAGGGTGGCCAGGCCGGATGCCTGGCACAGCCGTTCGGCCACGTCGAGCTGACTCCAGCCATGGGCCAGCCGAAGCTGGGTGAGCAGCGGGCCGAGGAGCGTCGACCGGTCGGGCCACGGGTATGGATCGGGCGGTGTCACGGGGGTCCTCCCGCTGAGCTGTCGTGCGAACCGGCTCCCTGGTGAACCGGCTTCTCCGGCGAACCGGGTTCCCTGGCCCGCCCGACGCCAGGTGAGCCGGCGTCGGGCAGCCGGTCGCGGTCCGCGACTGGATGTGACCCCCGCGTGCGACCCCCGGGACAGCTGGCTGCCCCGTACACGCTGTGTTCCCTTCTACCCCACTGGTACGACAATCCGCCGGCCCAGGTGGCTGGCCGACGTAGCTGGCCCCGGGGGCCAGCTCGGCTGGCCCCCTGTGCTGGCTCCTCCCTGCTTGCCCCTCCGGCGGTTTGCTGGCGGACGTCGTGGAAACCCACGTCATCCGAACGACCGCGAGGAGTGAGCCGATGAGCGAGTTGCCGTTCGACCTGGAGAACCCGCCCGACGAGCCGCCGGCCGGAGTCCCGAGGCCCATGGCGTGGCGACTGGCCATCCGGCTGTACCGCGATCATGTTCCTGTGGTGGGCGATCCAGCTCAGCCACCGGCCTGCCAGACCTGCGGTGAGCCGTGGCCCTGCTACGGCCGCCGCCTCGCCGAGCGGGGGCTGATCTCGGC is a window of Micromonospora polyrhachis DNA encoding:
- the pknB gene encoding Stk1 family PASTA domain-containing Ser/Thr kinase, whose translation is MDIQVADTLLGSLVDGRYRIRGRVARGGMATVYTATDERLDRTVALKIIHPSQANDAQQRPGGFLDRFTDEAKTIARLTHPNVVAVYDQGTHAGLPYLVMEYVRGRTLRDILVERHRLKPDEALAILEQMLAAIAAAHRAGLVHRDVKPENVLVAEAPSGGTGDLVDSVVKVADFGLARAVEASSDEDAGGQLLATVAYVAPELVTDGHADPRTDVYAAGIVLFEMLTGRVPYDGDRPVDVAWQHVDRDVPLPSTLVPGLPPVLDELVTRATRRDPAARPTDAGSLLTEVQAAHENLGGGTSNDSTTVLRRVTDPTTAIAQPTMVVSAVRPSDTRPSWARLPEQTGQTRTHRRRAAAQSSGFGGRLLEFRDRVMAHPRGGVAAIATVVALVLVVALTGWWFGFGRYTVAPELVAMTKADAESTATKAGLSLTYGTPRYDAKAAKDTVISQDPPSSERIVKGGTITLILSLGPDRFPVPDVVGKTLELAQIDLEAAGLVVVQGPQRYDDSLPAGVVVAVTPKVGAEVSPNSKITVTVSKGRAPLSVPNLVGKSVTEARSMLTQLGLVPVETYKDSDKPKDQVIGQSPADGAGVEKGTEVKLEVSKGPPAVVVPRVVDLPCAAAKQQLEGLGFPVNVQFNPNGTVRYQNPGENAQVPPGTQITIGCL
- a CDS encoding Rv2175c family DNA-binding protein, coding for MTEPVPVAPAGWLTLPEVAERLDVSISKVHQMIRERELIAVRQDGIRRVPAELVANSTVRKHLPGVLNLLYDAGYDDDAALRWLYLADATLPGTPAEALGGDRAREVKRRAQALGF
- a CDS encoding lycopene cyclase domain-containing protein, coding for MGHFAYLAVLAGCAFCALWLEPVLRVGVLRRWKRLLLTLVPVIVIFVLWDLAAIAAGHWTFDPEQITGVMLPGGLPLDELLFFIVVPICAILGFEAVRVVRGWPAGDEE
- a CDS encoding lycopene cyclase domain-containing protein, giving the protein MTYTVAALLGVVGAVLVDLFVLRTRLVRHAVFWATYPIIIFFQLISNGILTGRDIVRYDPEAIIGLRVVYAPVEDLLFGFALVLLTLSVWVWLGRRGVQRARR
- the mptB gene encoding polyprenol phosphomannose-dependent alpha 1,6 mannosyltransferase MptB, whose product is MPGPVHLVRLRMAGLAATTLMAVGAYWAGATPDADPDAALRPAGPLADSWPYWLGLAGWLTGLIALIVTWWRLGGRLRPPPVSGALPGSVSLRWLLGTGALWAVPLLVAPPMGSRDVYAYACQGAVWLDGTDPYVEGVAAGGCPWVETVPPLWRDTPTPYGPLAVALAGAVVAVARMVATSTDGQLLVALGLFRAVALAGSLLVAGYVPRLARLCGVDPVAAAWLGLVSPLVAVHVVAGVHNDALLVGLLLAALGMAADRPPSCQTRERALRRHIVLVGAGAAVGLAIAIKVTALVALPFVILLATVAGSRSQAGPGTTVGTPRSRARLGAAARASGVVLAGAVLAFAGLSLVTGLGLGWLGALRDTGELVQWTSLPTGLGMSAGYLLRLVGRPEAFDSAVTVARVLGFATLAAVSAALVVRAWRATAEPGAPGRRGVLVAAGSTLAALALLSPVFYPWYGLTAIAVLAGAVADHRWQRRLAGVVVVLSLLVLPNGQGVAALTKLPGALLDVVLVVALIVVTVRRGAGKSPSQGKMR
- a CDS encoding polyprenyl synthetase family protein, with product MTHKDPVPLLDRAGLRQRVDKALTEFLSHRRSWLTSVDDGLVPVADAVEAFVLRGGKRLRPAFAYWGYRAAGGVDSDHVVAGLAALELVQASALIHDDLMDRSDTRRGEPAVHRRFAIAHRATGWSGNADSFGESAAILLGDLCLVWSDELLHSSGLDPVALARTRPVFDEMRAEVTVGQYLDVLTQATGDTSVARASKVARYKSAKYTVERPLLLGAALAEAPATIHHAYSGYGLPLGEAFQLRDDVLGVFGDPEQTGKPAGDDLREGKRTYLVAAALAAADRAGRVLLTERLGDPGLDSAGVDQLREIIRASGALERTEQRIASLTETALTALSGVELDSESRQMLVELAVAATRRRD
- a CDS encoding helix-turn-helix domain-containing protein → MTPPDPYPWPDRSTLLGPLLTQLRLAHGWSQLDVAERLCQASGLATLSRHEISRWERQQRVPGDFWLGWLATVLEVPLDCLTAAATATLRVRGRSAGPGPTPMPDRQRLITLAHAWLADPTGPLSADLGDLPFPPATSTTGPTGGAGITMADITNLRRLDDLVGGVDLLHQGLDQLARARSVLAGPEAATRRSGRSLVATAGQLAGWLAADAGAEQTAWDAYRLALVTAAADGDRCLAAHVLGSASHLLASLGEAAGALILAQTAYAGSRRRATPGVRALLLHRIAFAAALDGRTRAAQTALTAAHRAADRRDPAHDPPWLYWLDDTELTAMTGRCLAALRRPLRAEPLLAQARHQVAPGRSSAVYGAWLARTYLRLGEVEQACVIADAALLDAIRVGSVRAATELVRVRRQLAPHRDEPAVRQHTALVAAAHSYLPTPVVLR